The Kordia sp. SMS9 genome window below encodes:
- a CDS encoding EI24 domain-containing protein, which yields MIKEIFNGIQDYFSAYRLLNELNLWRFFKIPIIVSFILGIVIIGASWGFSDDIGGYIASVWTFSWGKQTVIAISNFIGGLIVLAFGIVIFKHALMIIVAPFMSPISEKIERHIYGIVKKPGTGFKAQTSAFARGIQIGVRNAFIEILWIIPFFIFSFIPVIGVVFLVLIFLVQAYYAGFGNMDYTLERYFPYQRSVQYVRAHRGIAIGNGIVFMLILLIPVVGILFVLPLSAVAGTLSTLRELHTKK from the coding sequence ATGATAAAAGAAATATTTAACGGAATTCAAGATTACTTTTCAGCATACCGCTTGTTGAACGAACTCAATTTATGGCGCTTTTTTAAAATCCCGATTATCGTCAGTTTTATTTTGGGAATTGTCATCATTGGTGCTTCTTGGGGTTTTTCAGATGATATTGGCGGTTATATTGCCAGTGTATGGACATTTTCTTGGGGTAAACAAACCGTAATTGCGATTAGTAATTTTATTGGTGGCTTGATCGTTTTAGCCTTCGGAATTGTCATTTTTAAACATGCGTTGATGATTATTGTGGCACCATTTATGAGTCCGATTTCAGAAAAAATAGAACGTCATATCTACGGAATTGTCAAAAAACCAGGCACCGGTTTTAAAGCACAAACATCCGCATTTGCAAGAGGAATTCAAATTGGCGTTCGAAACGCGTTCATTGAAATTCTGTGGATCATTCCGTTTTTCATCTTTAGTTTTATTCCTGTTATCGGTGTGGTATTTTTGGTGTTGATCTTTTTAGTGCAAGCGTATTATGCCGGATTTGGAAATATGGATTATACGCTAGAACGGTATTTTCCATACCAAAGAAGCGTTCAATATGTACGCGCACATCGTGGAATTGCCATTGGAAACGGAATCGTATTCATGCTGATTTTGCTAATTCCCGTAGTTGGAATTTTGTTCGTATTGCCACTTTCCGCCGTAGCGGGCACCCTTTCTACCTTGAGAGAATTGCACACAAAAAAGTGA
- a CDS encoding GNAT family N-acetyltransferase, which yields MQPKFSIALLETTDKIPLFELIQANATRLHQYFPITAKENCSLLATEYYIQTKIREANAKENYTFKIVSKVSQLPIGLLIIKKINWQTKQCELAYFIDGAHEGKGIVSAGISQLLSYCKDKLHLTKAVVIIGEDNPSSLRIAEKHNFVLTKRIKNGHEDFHGNVMDVLHFERNL from the coding sequence ATGCAACCAAAATTTTCCATAGCACTTTTAGAAACAACAGACAAAATTCCGCTTTTTGAGTTGATTCAAGCGAATGCCACACGATTGCATCAATATTTTCCAATTACCGCAAAAGAAAACTGTTCGTTACTGGCGACCGAATATTACATTCAAACCAAAATTCGCGAAGCCAACGCCAAAGAAAATTACACCTTTAAAATTGTTTCTAAAGTTTCTCAATTACCCATTGGTTTGTTGATCATAAAAAAGATAAATTGGCAAACCAAACAATGTGAACTTGCCTATTTTATTGATGGCGCACATGAAGGAAAAGGCATTGTTTCAGCGGGAATTTCACAATTGCTTTCCTACTGTAAAGACAAATTACACCTTACAAAAGCGGTTGTAATTATTGGAGAAGACAATCCAAGTAGCTTGCGTATCGCAGAAAAACATAACTTTGTATTAACGAAACGCATCAAAAACGGACACGAAGATTTTCACGGAAATGTGATGGACGTTTTACATTTTGAACGCAACTTATGA
- the hemE gene encoding uroporphyrinogen decarboxylase translates to MIKNDLFLRALKGETVERPPVWMMRQAGRYLPEFMEIKKKYDFFTRCQTPELASEITVQPIRRYGMDAAILFSDILVIPQAMNIEVQMKPNFGPYLPKPVRTQKDVDNVIVPDAQVLDYVYKAIKATKELLNDEIPLIGFAGSPWTILCYCVQGQGSKNFDKAKKFCFTNPVAAHQLLQKITDTTIAYLKEKVKAGVNALQVFDSWGGMLSPTDYQEFSWQYINQIIEALKDDAPVIAYGKGCWFAFQEMAQSNAAALGVDWTCSARNARYLTGGNITLQGNFDPTRLYSPPAEIKKMVHQMINEFGKDKYIVNLGHGILPDIPLDNAKAFIEAVKEYKV, encoded by the coding sequence ATGATAAAAAACGACCTATTTCTAAGAGCATTAAAAGGAGAAACCGTAGAACGTCCGCCCGTATGGATGATGCGCCAAGCAGGACGCTATTTACCAGAATTCATGGAAATCAAAAAAAAATACGATTTCTTTACACGTTGTCAAACACCTGAATTGGCAAGTGAAATTACAGTGCAACCCATTCGTCGCTACGGAATGGACGCTGCCATTTTATTTTCGGACATTCTCGTCATTCCGCAAGCCATGAATATTGAAGTGCAAATGAAGCCTAATTTTGGACCGTATTTGCCAAAGCCTGTGCGAACACAAAAAGATGTAGACAATGTTATTGTTCCTGATGCACAAGTCTTAGATTATGTGTACAAAGCCATCAAAGCGACGAAAGAACTGCTCAATGACGAAATTCCATTGATCGGTTTTGCAGGTTCGCCATGGACAATTTTGTGCTACTGTGTGCAAGGACAAGGAAGCAAAAACTTTGACAAAGCCAAAAAATTCTGCTTTACCAATCCGGTAGCGGCACATCAATTATTGCAAAAAATTACAGATACGACCATTGCGTATCTCAAAGAAAAAGTAAAAGCGGGTGTGAATGCGCTACAAGTGTTCGATTCTTGGGGCGGCATGTTATCGCCAACAGATTATCAAGAATTTTCATGGCAATACATTAACCAAATTATTGAAGCACTCAAAGATGATGCGCCCGTCATTGCATACGGAAAAGGTTGTTGGTTTGCGTTTCAAGAAATGGCACAATCCAACGCGGCGGCTTTAGGTGTCGATTGGACGTGTTCTGCACGAAATGCACGTTATCTCACAGGTGGAAACATCACATTGCAAGGAAACTTTGATCCAACGCGATTGTATTCGCCACCAGCGGAAATTAAGAAAATGGTGCATCAAATGATCAACGAATTCGGAAAAGACAAATACATCGTCAACTTAGGTCACGGAATTCTGCCAGACATTCCATTGGACAATGCCAAAGCCTTTATCGAAGCAGTCAAAGAATACAAAGTATAA
- a CDS encoding alpha-ketoglutarate-dependent dioxygenase AlkB, with the protein MNGITYIENFIQQPEVLFDFLKNNVSWDERMSARKTASFGKAYNYSQISYPYEPFHKEIQEVIDLIEKTLNFVPNNCLINYYLDGKSRMGFHSDQTDILAENTGVGIVSVGETRTLRFRNIKNKEVIKDFELPSGSFIYMTNEVQDKWQHAIPKSDTEKGRMSLTFRKMK; encoded by the coding sequence ATGAACGGTATTACATACATAGAAAACTTCATCCAACAACCAGAAGTATTATTTGATTTTTTAAAAAACAATGTTTCTTGGGATGAGCGTATGTCTGCACGTAAAACAGCGAGTTTTGGGAAAGCATACAACTATTCTCAAATCAGTTATCCGTATGAACCATTCCATAAAGAAATACAAGAAGTTATTGATTTAATTGAAAAAACACTCAACTTTGTGCCAAACAACTGTTTGATTAACTATTATTTGGATGGAAAATCTCGAATGGGTTTTCACTCTGATCAAACAGACATATTAGCAGAAAATACAGGTGTCGGAATCGTTTCAGTTGGTGAAACACGAACATTACGATTTCGAAACATAAAAAATAAAGAAGTAATAAAAGACTTTGAATTGCCTTCAGGTTCTTTTATTTATATGACTAACGAAGTACAAGACAAATGGCAACACGCAATTCCAAAATCAGATACTGAAAAAGGAAGAATGAGTTTGACCTTTCGTAAGATGAAATAA
- a CDS encoding four helix bundle protein yields MRDFKKLEIWKNGIALVKEVYKLSDNLPSTERYGLKSQITRAAVSIPSNIAEGCSRNSEIEFKRFLEIAIGSLFELETQMIIITELNLIEASKINSILALIQKEGKMINGLINKIKNS; encoded by the coding sequence ATGAGGGATTTTAAGAAATTAGAGATTTGGAAAAACGGAATCGCACTTGTAAAAGAAGTTTACAAACTCTCAGATAATTTACCTTCAACAGAAAGATACGGATTAAAAAGTCAAATAACACGTGCTGCGGTTTCTATTCCTTCAAACATAGCGGAAGGTTGTAGTAGAAATAGTGAAATAGAATTCAAAAGATTCTTGGAAATCGCAATAGGTTCGCTATTCGAATTAGAAACACAAATGATCATTATTACAGAACTCAATCTAATTGAAGCTTCTAAGATAAATTCAATTTTAGCATTGATTCAAAAAGAAGGTAAAATGATTAACGGATTAATAAACAAAATCAAAAATAGCTAA
- the hemC gene encoding hydroxymethylbilane synthase has protein sequence MSKRIRIGTRDSELALWQAKVVQEQLEFLGHTTELVPVKATGDLVLDKPLYELGITGIFTRTLDIAMLNGDIDIAVHSLKDVPTVLPKGIVQAAVLKRGNVRDMLVFKKNEEFLSQREAVIATGSLRRKAQWLHRYPTHTIEDLRGNVNTRLQKLQDNEHWNGAIFAAAGLGRIGLRPEDSVNLEWMVPAPAQGAIMITALEADEEVRTICAEINHEETEICTTIERKFLNLLEGGCTAPIGAIAYIKDDVVTLEGVLLSTDGTKRIYVTRYEKLGEHHELAQYCSDFIIERGGKRLMDEIKNTGKQINVYSTKLLTEAQRQKFNDGIVMESSDFIKISTNRIKPQVVRKPIKNVIITSKNAVEALVQNFSSAELQFENIYCVGRRTKKLIEQKIGPVTKSTRNSKLLAEYLVEFIEGTTATYFCSDIRLDALPKILEENHIEVTEVHAYKTMLDAEKLQDGIEGVLFYSPSTVQSYVSANKAKGIAYCIGETTANEAKKHFEDVRVAKVPTVESVIELVNSHYAR, from the coding sequence ATGAGTAAACGCATCAGAATCGGGACTAGAGATAGTGAACTCGCATTGTGGCAAGCCAAAGTCGTACAAGAACAACTCGAATTTTTAGGGCATACAACCGAATTAGTTCCTGTAAAAGCTACAGGCGATTTAGTCTTAGACAAACCACTTTACGAACTCGGAATTACAGGGATTTTCACCCGAACGCTTGATATTGCCATGCTTAACGGCGACATTGATATTGCTGTGCATTCGCTAAAAGATGTTCCTACAGTTCTTCCGAAAGGTATTGTACAAGCTGCCGTGTTAAAACGCGGAAATGTACGCGACATGTTGGTTTTTAAGAAAAATGAAGAATTTTTATCGCAACGCGAAGCTGTGATTGCCACAGGAAGCTTGCGCCGAAAAGCACAATGGCTACACCGATACCCAACACATACCATTGAAGATTTACGAGGAAATGTAAACACGCGTTTGCAAAAACTGCAAGACAATGAACACTGGAATGGTGCTATTTTCGCTGCCGCGGGATTGGGACGTATTGGTTTACGACCAGAAGATTCTGTGAATTTAGAATGGATGGTTCCAGCGCCAGCACAAGGTGCTATTATGATTACAGCGCTAGAAGCTGATGAAGAAGTAAGAACAATTTGCGCAGAAATCAATCATGAAGAAACAGAAATTTGTACAACCATTGAACGCAAATTTTTAAACTTATTAGAAGGTGGTTGTACCGCGCCAATTGGTGCCATTGCCTATATAAAAGATGACGTTGTCACGCTAGAAGGTGTATTGCTAAGCACTGACGGAACGAAGCGAATTTACGTAACACGTTACGAAAAACTCGGCGAACATCACGAATTGGCACAATACTGTTCAGACTTTATCATTGAACGTGGCGGAAAACGCTTGATGGATGAAATCAAAAACACGGGCAAGCAAATTAATGTGTATTCTACCAAATTGTTGACAGAAGCACAACGCCAAAAATTCAATGACGGAATTGTTATGGAAAGTAGCGATTTCATCAAAATTAGCACAAATAGAATCAAGCCGCAAGTCGTTCGAAAACCAATTAAAAACGTTATCATTACCAGTAAAAATGCCGTAGAAGCCTTGGTGCAAAACTTTTCATCTGCCGAATTGCAATTTGAAAACATTTACTGCGTTGGGAGAAGAACAAAAAAGCTCATTGAGCAAAAAATTGGTCCTGTGACCAAATCGACACGCAACTCAAAACTACTGGCGGAGTATTTAGTAGAATTTATCGAAGGAACAACCGCAACCTATTTTTGCAGTGACATTCGCTTAGATGCATTGCCAAAAATTTTAGAAGAAAATCATATAGAAGTCACAGAAGTACACGCGTACAAAACCATGTTGGATGCGGAAAAATTACAAGACGGCATTGAAGGCGTCCTATTTTACAGTCCATCAACAGTACAAAGTTATGTTTCCGCCAACAAAGCCAAAGGAATTGCATATTGTATTGGCGAAACGACTGCCAACGAAGCAAAAAAACACTTTGAAGATGTAAGAGTTGCCAAAGTCCCAACCGTGGAAAGTGTGATTGAGTTGGTCAACTCGCACTACGCTCGTTAG
- the hemA gene encoding glutamyl-tRNA reductase: MKQYNISKHNSFYCVGLSYQKAEAHIRGKFSLTDAAQASILETTKVQHIGDGALIISTCNRTEIYGFASHPCQFIKLLCDYSNGTAEEFEKVAYIYKNKDAINQMFKVGSGLDSQILGDFEIISQLKKGFKASQKVGLINGFMERLVNSVITASKRIKNETEISSGATSVAFASVQYILRNIENISEKNILLFGTGKIGRNTCENLVKHTKNDHITLINRTKDKAERIAGKFNLTVKDYEALSEEIQKTDVLIVATGAHRPTVSKEDILTNKELLILDLSIPENVSRNVTELDNVTLVHLDALSQITDETLERRKADVPKAEIIISEVKSEFIAWLETRKFAPTIKALKQKLTAIKNAELDFQRKKLNDFDESQAEIISNRIIQKITTQFANHLKGDSTTSEESVALIQKVFQLENNSL; encoded by the coding sequence ATGAAGCAATATAACATTTCTAAACATAATTCTTTCTACTGTGTAGGCTTGAGCTATCAAAAAGCAGAAGCACATATTAGAGGAAAATTTAGTTTGACAGATGCAGCGCAGGCTTCCATATTAGAAACTACCAAGGTTCAACATATTGGAGATGGCGCGCTCATCATTTCTACTTGTAACCGAACAGAAATCTACGGTTTTGCTTCACATCCTTGCCAATTTATCAAATTATTGTGCGACTATTCAAATGGAACTGCGGAAGAGTTTGAAAAAGTAGCGTATATCTATAAGAATAAAGATGCTATCAATCAGATGTTCAAAGTTGGAAGTGGTTTGGATAGTCAAATTTTAGGTGATTTCGAAATCATCTCACAATTAAAAAAAGGATTCAAAGCTTCGCAAAAAGTAGGATTGATCAATGGTTTTATGGAACGTTTGGTAAATTCAGTCATTACCGCAAGCAAACGTATTAAGAACGAAACAGAAATTTCTTCAGGAGCCACTTCGGTTGCTTTTGCGTCCGTTCAATACATATTGAGAAACATAGAAAACATTTCAGAAAAAAATATTCTCCTTTTCGGAACTGGTAAAATTGGTCGAAATACCTGTGAAAATTTAGTGAAACACACTAAAAACGATCACATTACACTGATTAATAGAACGAAAGACAAAGCTGAAAGAATTGCTGGAAAGTTCAATCTAACAGTGAAAGATTACGAAGCACTTTCCGAGGAAATTCAAAAAACAGATGTACTTATTGTTGCAACCGGCGCGCACCGTCCAACAGTTTCCAAAGAAGATATTCTAACCAACAAAGAATTATTAATTCTCGATTTATCCATTCCAGAAAATGTATCGCGTAATGTAACAGAACTTGACAATGTAACCTTAGTTCATTTAGATGCATTATCGCAAATTACCGATGAAACTTTGGAGCGTAGAAAAGCAGATGTGCCAAAAGCGGAAATCATCATTTCAGAAGTAAAATCAGAATTCATCGCTTGGTTGGAAACTCGAAAATTTGCACCAACGATCAAAGCGTTGAAACAAAAATTGACAGCGATCAAAAATGCTGAATTGGACTTTCAACGTAAAAAACTCAATGATTTCGACGAATCGCAAGCAGAAATCATCAGCAATAGAATCATTCAAAAAATAACTACACAATTCGCCAATCATCTCAAAGGTGATAGTACCACTTCAGAAGAAAGTGTAGCACTAATACAAAAAGTATTTCAATTGGAAAACAACTCACTATGA
- a CDS encoding helix-turn-helix transcriptional regulator, protein MEEKNNAQRTFKETQVEDGFYILKLQNDSDDTQQLIREIDSSFIQFHFCVKGACKFNFNNGRYSFDVLDEHALLLYNPQTDLPINVDVSAKTWLISVLIPIKKFHSLFSTEANYIHFLDADKKDKKYYDTKKITPMMAVVLNQMLNNNMHESIKKLYLKGKAYELLSLYFNRSEDADIEQCPFLVDEENVLKIRRAKDIVIANMAEPPGLQELANEVGLNIKKLKEGFKQIYGDSVFSFLFDYKMEYARKLLESGSYNVNEVGHKVGYSTASHFIAAFKKKYGTTPKKYIVSSAS, encoded by the coding sequence ATGGAGGAAAAAAATAACGCTCAAAGGACTTTTAAAGAGACTCAGGTCGAAGATGGCTTCTATATTTTGAAGCTTCAAAATGATAGTGATGATACTCAGCAACTTATCCGCGAAATTGACAGTAGCTTCATACAGTTTCATTTTTGTGTAAAAGGCGCGTGTAAATTCAATTTTAACAATGGAAGGTATTCTTTTGATGTGTTGGATGAACATGCATTGTTATTATACAATCCGCAAACAGATTTACCGATTAATGTCGATGTAAGCGCTAAAACATGGTTGATTTCTGTGTTGATTCCTATTAAAAAGTTTCACTCGTTATTTTCTACCGAAGCCAATTATATTCACTTTTTAGATGCCGATAAGAAAGATAAAAAGTACTACGATACTAAAAAAATAACGCCGATGATGGCTGTGGTGTTGAATCAAATGCTGAACAACAACATGCACGAATCCATCAAAAAATTATATTTAAAAGGAAAAGCCTACGAGCTGCTGAGTTTGTATTTTAATCGAAGTGAAGATGCCGATATTGAGCAATGTCCGTTTTTGGTAGATGAAGAGAATGTATTAAAAATCCGTCGCGCGAAAGATATCGTTATTGCAAATATGGCAGAACCTCCAGGCTTGCAGGAATTGGCAAATGAAGTTGGTTTGAATATTAAGAAATTGAAAGAAGGTTTTAAGCAAATTTATGGCGATTCCGTGTTTAGCTTTTTGTTTGATTATAAAATGGAATATGCTCGAAAACTTTTAGAATCAGGCAGTTATAACGTGAATGAAGTTGGTCATAAAGTCGGGTATAGCACGGCAAGTCACTTTATTGCTGCATTTAAAAAGAAATATGGCACTACACCGAAAAAGTATATTGTATCAAGTGCGAGTTAG
- a CDS encoding aminotransferase class V-fold PLP-dependent enzyme — protein METNTIQHDMLALVETLAQQSLITDEQYHLLKQDFKLTSTVEAIFDWAQVRKLFFDSGVNPNFEVEPMNSANLCPTFFPVLRSINSLRLQFNADISMQSRKERYTRILETIRKVIGQHVGAVSTSEIKNIALVRNTSEANNQLSKGFKLWEGNTVLLWDENHPTNNNVWKLRSTATKKVQLFSLKEVDFFQWTDAEILKKIGDIIIDTIKNTDGKTVMLSFSEVSNISGICMPSQEIVKRVRAEYPDMHIHVDGAVSWGGLGINLIEKNGVKGVDCDSFASSSHKWLMGPFETGIFYMKPERAKNFDISIHAYDGKIGFKDELPKDTSRFELLGQRDEANLYALGHTIAQHNNINGNDPKRIEKRVKFLQNDLRKKLKYIAGRLRIEIIHITPISEKFSNGVTVFSIIPPRRTLNHENLYNYLYGKRGDRHRFAVGFIPERKGDNPHPEALRICPHIMNLPEQISAVVLKIADFIDENHTITMEELNRLTLENAVVN, from the coding sequence ATGGAAACGAATACGATTCAACACGACATGCTTGCGCTTGTAGAAACACTAGCACAACAATCATTAATTACTGACGAACAATATCATCTACTAAAACAAGATTTTAAACTGACTTCTACTGTTGAAGCAATTTTTGATTGGGCGCAGGTTCGAAAATTATTTTTTGATAGCGGAGTCAATCCAAATTTTGAAGTAGAACCAATGAATTCTGCCAATTTGTGTCCTACATTTTTTCCAGTGCTGAGAAGCATCAATTCGTTGCGCTTACAGTTTAATGCAGATATTTCGATGCAATCGAGAAAAGAACGGTATACACGAATTTTAGAAACGATACGTAAGGTAATTGGTCAACATGTGGGCGCGGTATCTACATCTGAGATTAAAAACATTGCGTTGGTTCGGAATACGAGTGAAGCCAACAATCAACTTTCTAAAGGATTTAAGCTTTGGGAAGGAAATACCGTTTTGTTGTGGGATGAAAATCATCCGACGAATAATAATGTCTGGAAATTACGATCAACCGCAACGAAAAAGGTGCAGCTATTTTCACTGAAAGAAGTCGATTTTTTTCAGTGGACAGATGCTGAAATTCTAAAAAAAATAGGTGACATTATTATTGATACCATCAAAAATACGGATGGTAAAACGGTAATGTTGAGTTTTTCGGAAGTATCTAACATTTCGGGAATCTGTATGCCTTCCCAAGAAATTGTAAAAAGAGTCCGCGCGGAATATCCAGACATGCACATTCATGTTGATGGCGCTGTAAGTTGGGGCGGATTGGGGATCAATTTGATAGAAAAAAATGGTGTCAAAGGTGTCGATTGTGACAGTTTTGCGTCAAGTTCGCACAAATGGTTGATGGGACCTTTTGAAACAGGCATTTTTTACATGAAACCTGAGCGCGCTAAAAATTTCGATATTAGCATTCATGCGTATGATGGAAAAATAGGTTTTAAAGATGAACTGCCAAAAGATACATCGCGATTTGAATTGCTAGGGCAAAGAGATGAAGCCAATCTTTATGCGTTAGGACATACGATTGCACAACACAATAACATCAATGGGAACGATCCAAAACGTATTGAAAAGCGCGTAAAATTTCTTCAAAATGACTTGCGAAAAAAATTAAAATACATCGCTGGAAGATTACGAATCGAAATTATTCACATAACGCCTATTTCTGAAAAATTCTCTAATGGTGTAACAGTGTTTTCAATAATTCCACCTAGAAGAACACTTAATCATGAAAATTTATACAATTATTTATACGGGAAAAGAGGCGATCGACATCGTTTTGCAGTTGGTTTTATTCCAGAAAGAAAAGGCGATAATCCACATCCTGAAGCACTTCGAATTTGTCCACACATTATGAATTTACCTGAGCAAATTTCCGCAGTTGTGCTAAAGATTGCAGATTTTATTGATGAAAATCATACGATTACGATGGAAGAATTGAATAGGCTAACACTTGAAAACGCAGTTGTGAATTAG